CGACGAAAGCCTGCGCCGCGCGCTGCGCGCCGTATCGCGCGACGAAGCCGATGCGTTGACCGACTATGCGACGCCGCTCGGCCTGCCCGCGCTGCGCCAGCAGCTTGCGTGGCGGCTCGCGCAGCACGGTGTCCACGCGGAACCCGCACAGATCATGCTGACCGACGGCGGCACGCACGCGCTCGACCTCGTGTGTCGCCTGCTGCTGGAGCCCGGCGATACCGTCGTCCTCGACGATCCGTGCTACTTCAACTTCCAGGCGCTGCTGCGCGCGCACCGTGCACGGATCGTCAGCGTGCCGTTCACGCCGAACGGCCCCGATCTCGTGCGCTTCGAGCAAGTACTCGCCGAGCACCGGCCGCGCCTGTACATCACCAACGCCGCGCTGCACAACCCGACCGGCGCGACGCTCGCGCCGCCCGTCGCGCACCGGCTGCTGACGCTCGCGGCCGAGCACGGGCTGCTGATCGTCGAGGACGACATCTTCGCGGATTTCGAGAGTACGCCCGCGCCGCGCCTCGCGGCGTTCGACGGGCTGTCGCGCGTCGTGTCGATCGGCAGCTTCTCGAAGACGCTGTCGGCCGCGATCCGCTGCGGTTATATCGCCGCGCGCCCGGAATGGATCGACGCGCTCGTCGATCTGAAGCTCGCGACGTCGTTCGGCAATGCGCAGATCGGCGCGAACGTCGTGCACCGGCTGCTGATCGACGGCACGTACCGGCGCCATCTCGACAGCCTGCGCGCGCGTCTCGCCGATGCGATGGGCGAAACGATCCGGCGCCTCGCGCGGGCCGGGCTCGCGATCTGGACGGAGCCGCGCGGCGGGTTGTTCGTGTGGGCGGAGTTGCCGAACGGGCTCGACGCCGCACGCG
This is a stretch of genomic DNA from Burkholderia cenocepacia. It encodes these proteins:
- a CDS encoding PLP-dependent aminotransferase family protein, whose product is MRHSAPIPVPPAPSRTRVETVMDTLRARIASRALMPGARVPSIRMMADALGVSKSTVVDAYERLASEGVLVARRGSGFYVSGHAPPLALAELGPRLDRELDPLWLSRQSLEAAPTSVKPGCGWLPSSWLPDESLRRALRAVSRDEADALTDYATPLGLPALRQQLAWRLAQHGVHAEPAQIMLTDGGTHALDLVCRLLLEPGDTVVLDDPCYFNFQALLRAHRARIVSVPFTPNGPDLVRFEQVLAEHRPRLYITNAALHNPTGATLAPPVAHRLLTLAAEHGLLIVEDDIFADFESTPAPRLAAFDGLSRVVSIGSFSKTLSAAIRCGYIAARPEWIDALVDLKLATSFGNAQIGANVVHRLLIDGTYRRHLDSLRARLADAMGETIRRLARAGLAIWTEPRGGLFVWAELPNGLDAARVARHALDHDVVLAPGNVFSASRSATSYLRFNVSRCKGPAVFDALARAMEATRVVEHGGAPTDAGSRVLTGK